The DNA region GATGGGGGTTACTATTCGTATTGAAAGCGGACCAAAACTAGCATTTTTCAGTATTGTTACTATTTATATCTCGCAACAACTATTTTGGATTATTTCCAATATAGTGTTAATGAAAACAAAAATGTCTCCTGCTTCTATTCTTAGCCTATTCTCTACCATAATTTTCCCAATTATCGGACTAATAATCTTTATAACGACTGGTTACTTATCACTCTTTATCTTGAGTTTGATTTTCAGTTGTATAGCTGCTATTTACTTTCTTTATAATCAAAAGAAAACTAAATACTAAATAAAAAAAGACCTGCAAAGGTCTTTTTATCTTTTCTTATTTGCAATCAGTTTCCCAATCACAAAAAATACAATTGTATACACTATTAGAATTCCAACGGACTTCATATTTAACCCTTGTTTACTTTGAATACTATGTGCTATTTCTGCAAAGTGATAAGTCGGCATTTTTGTCACGATTTTTTGTATTCCTTCTGGCATAGCAATGACTGGCATCCACAAACCACCTAATAATGATAACCCCAAATAAAAAAATAATGATATCGGTTTGGCCGAACGACCGAATTGACCAATTATTGTAGCAAGAGCCAAGAAAACAATCGATGCAACTTGCATGATGATAATGAATAAAATATATTCTAGTGGTGTATAACTAATGCCTTCTATCAAGTAGGCCGCTACGAACATTAATATCATGGAGACTGTCGAAACTAAAATACTCGCCAGTAGTTGACTTCCTATATAGATAGACTCTGGTATTGGCGATACTTTTAAGAAATCATACCAACCTTCAGATTTTTCATCAGCTAAAGACACTCCAAAGTTAGATAGCGCATTCCCAACTATCCCAAAGGCTATCATTGAGATAAGAGAGTATTCTACCCAAGGAATTCCATTAACTTCTACATCACCTGAAAACATTTGCGTATAAAGAACATAAAACATTAAAGGAAAACCAATTACCATAAGTATGTAGGAAACATCTCGAAACGTTCGCTTAATATTTAGAACCGTTAATTTAACTAACTGATTCATCTGACACCTCTTTCATGATAATATCATCAAAGTATTCTTTTACATCAACTCTTTCAGCTGTTGAAATTTCTCTATCAAGTTTAATTTTATGGTCGTGTAAAATAATCACTCGATTACAAATGGCTTCAATCTCAGAAAAATCATGCGATATCAAAATAATCGTCATTTTTTCTTCCTCTTTTAAACGCTTAACTTCTTTCCAAAATAGTAATTTAGCCAGGTAGTCCATTCCCACTGTCGGTTCATCTAAAATTAACAATTGAGGGTTTTGAATAACCGCCAATCCAAATTGTAATCGTCTTTGATTCCCTTGCGAAAGATGTGTGACAAGTTTATCTTTTTGATCTGTTAAATTTGTTAATTCTAAAATTCTCTTGATTGATAAGGGGGCTTTAGAAAAGATTGCTACTAATTCCAACCACTCTTCTACTTTGATTTTTTTAGGTGCGCTAACCTCTTGTAGCATCACACCCACAGCCCCATCTGCACTTAGCAAAGAAGCCTTTTTAACTTTTCCAGACGTCGGCTTTTCAAGTCCTAAAATCATTCGAATCAGTGTTGATTTCCCCGCACCATTTAACCCAACTACTCCAATAACATCCTCCTCATTGATTGTTAAATCAATATTATCTAAGACGGTTATTTTATTGAATTTTTTTGAAACTTTTTTTATTTCAATCATTGATTCCCCCATGTTTTCCCCCATTAATTTGATTTAGAAACATATATACCTATATTATACACCTCTCTTCTAGGATTAATACCGTATCATTTTTAAAATAACATCTCACTGAATAACACCAACCTTACAAATAATTAAAATTGATTTCTGAACCGAATACTTTCTATGGACTTTGAGTATTAACTCGTTGCTCCAAGTAAAGAAAGTTCGTGTATATTTTTGAATCACACAACTGTAATTCTTTTACACTAGAGAATGAATACTACATTCAAAAACTCTTCTCTCGTTTCATGAGAAAGTTTAATTTACTTAGTCATTAAATCATTTATCTTCAATTTTACATTAACGAAATCAATCGAGCTTTTAATGCACTCCCTCCAAAAATAAGGTATATTATTAGATGAGGTGAATGACATGGGAAAATATTTATTTGATAATAAGGGACAAGCTGCTATCACAAACTTTCACGAAAAGAATAAACCTGAACGTCTAGATAAGAAACAACAAGTCCAAGCTCTGCGTGAGAAAATGTTGAAAAATAAAAAGAAAACTAATAAGTAATATCAAAAAAACACGGTGCTCTTCAAAGAGTGCCGTGTTTTTTAATTTATTTAATTCAAATGATAATTAAGATACTCAAGCACTCGCTTACTCTCTTACCATCACACCATTTACAACTTCATTAGCTGGCATTGGAGTATAATCCAACCAACCAGCATCTGCATAAATTTGTTTTTCCTCTTCTCTATTAATAATAATTGGGTTGTCCCTCTTGAAATCGGGATTTGAAACTTTACCTATTTCCTCGCACCTCTTTATATATTCTGAGTTTCGCTCTTGAATATACGTTGCTAATTCCCCGTTAGTTTTTTGTTTCCAATCTTGAAAAGTAATGTAACCTTCTATTACTTCACTATCTGTCATCTCTGATACATCATTTTCTGAATTTATTTCTTGCAAACCATCAACAACCACTATTTTTTCACTTGGTTTTACCTTTAAGTATTTTAAAAACTCTTCATTAGCATCTTCTGGTAAGTTCACCATCACTTTGACTTTATCACCATTTTTAAGGTTTACATCTTTGTTTAATTTGATTTCAAGGGCTGCTACAATATTTTCAAAATCAATTAACCTTTGAGGCGGCAACTCATCTACAGACTTAACATCTAAATTAAATAACGTTTTAGCTAGATTCACCTGATTTATTACATAATTGGCTACACCCTTGCCATTCGATCCTGTAAATGTTAAATCAATATAATTTACAGCATTAAATTCATCGTACTCCGTTTCCTCTACCGCTTCTACAGTCGATTTCACTAATGACTCTTTTGTTTCTACCACTTCTGATTTACCAGCTTCCTCTTGACTGCATCCCGCCAAAACAATCCCTAAAACCAGACACACACAACCTAATTTGAACTTAGACATTTTTTGTCCCCGCTTCCATTTTTAATAGATCCTTTTTTATACAATTCATTATACATTGGGTACAGCAAAGTATAAAGGACCTCATACCTTATCGAAAACATATAATCTAAACTTCTGTAGGCCCTAGCTATCTCCTTTATCATCTCTGTTTCCCATTAAGTGATTAACTATTCTAAAACCATTCATATATAATAGACTATTATAACAATAATTATCTATAAATTTTTACCTAAACGATTGAAAAAAAGGTATTCATATTAGATAATAAACTTATAACACTATGGAGGTGCTTTATGAAAAAATGTGGATACTTATTAATCGCGATGACGTTATTATGTCAACCTATTTTGGGATTGGCAAACGATAACAACATGGAGGAGCAACAATTTACCAACTCGGTCCCGCCCTCAGAGAGTACTAATCTCAGAACAACCCGCCCAACAAATAATGGAGACGGGACGGTAGAGTTCGTAGGAAAGTCATGGGATGTTATCCAAGATTATGGCGATGGGATTAAAATGATTGCTATGGAAAATAAAATTGGAGATAGTATTTATAGTTTAGATTATTTCTTTAATAAAGACGAAGACGATAATGATGGTTATCAAGAAAGTGTTGTGAAAGCCACAGTCGATGAATGGTATAAGAACACCATTGCCGGAAGTCCTGCTGAAGAATTTGTACAGCCTGTAACAAGTCATAATATTACATTAGGTGAAGTTAAGAAAAAATATTATTGGAAAGACAACACGAATGGTAGTATTGGTTATTCACAATGGGCAGATACAATCGTATCACCTCAAAGCTATCCAACAACCTTTGGAGCTGGAAAAAAAGAAGCTTTTATATTGAGTGGTTCAGATGTTACAAAAGAAAAAGCTGCATTAAGTGATAATGGAGTTAGCCATTTAAATAAACTTAAAAAAAATGGAATTGATAGCTCGTGGCTCACATCTCAAGGTGGTCATGAAAATATGGGAACGATATTACTTTCAGACAGAGAGGAAGTTAGTTTTTCTGTCGTGACAGAATCTCACGCTGTGGTTCCTGCGTTAGTGGTACAGACCTTTGATCAAGCAGCTGAAGGATCACCCGTTACAGTAAAATATCTTGATGAAAACGGAAATGCTTTAGCAGACGATATCATTTTGGCAGGAGCTGTTGGCGACACGTATATTTCTGAAAAAAAAGAAATTGATGGCTGGATTTTAAAAGAAATACCAGAAAATGCAACTGGGGTATTCTCTGATAAAGAACAAACGATTACTTACGTATATAAAAAACGCGAAGGAACGACTGGTTCATCAGAGCCTGAAGATACTAATACCACTGAAACTAGCACCACTCCATCAGAGACCGAGAATTCAACATCTCAGTCAGATTTAAATCCGACTGACTCTTCAACCCAATCAAACGAAAACTCTGTTGATAAAGAAAGACTCCCACAAACTGGTGAGAATCACACTTTTAAAACAACATTAACTGCTTTAGGTGTGCTAATCATTTTATTAACTGGATTATTAACTTATCGCTTTAAATTTAAAAATTAATGACAAGGTAATTACTAGCTTATAACAAAAAAGAAAAGGCCCTCACAGGCCTTTTCTTTTTTCTCCACATATATAAGTAAAATAATAAACGCTAGGATATCGAAGGAATAACTCAACAACTCTTGTCCGAAATTCGATGCTACTAGCGCTAGGACAAGTAAGCAACACATCATTAACAGTAGTTTTTTCTTTTTATCCATAAAGCACCTCGCTTACCCTCAGTCTGTTAACTTTTCTTAATTCCTTTTTTCAAAATAATTTTTAGAGGAATATACAACGCCAAGTGAATCATGAACGGCATTGCACAATATAACCACATAGCTAAACTTGTTTCATCAGAAACAAAATAAAAAAAGATTGAAATAATGATGCTTATCGCCAAACCTGCATACGGCATCCAGTTCACATAGCTTGTAAAACTTTCTAACACATCAATTTCTTTTGCTTCCTTCGCCATATACAATCGCCTACTTTCTGTAGCTCTTTTCTCGGATTATACACCTATCCTTTAAAATTAATAGTGTAGATTTCTTTAAATAACAATAGGTTTGGCAAATAAAAAAAGACCTCGAAGGATCTTTTTATTTACTAGGTATTCTTAACCCAGTTCTTCAAAGCGATGACTATATAAATAAAACTAACGATTACTATTAACACCGTAAAACAACTAATAAAAAAGACTCACTTCGATCCAAGTAAAGGGGCTAATCCTACACATAATATGTAGAGGGCCATTACATACAATAATATACCAACACTTTTCCCTTGCCTTACGGCTTCATCTTTAGCCAACTCATTATCATTATTACCAGCCATTGTTCGTAACCATTTCCCTTGTCGAAGCTTTCTTCCCCAAATAAGAAATAAAATACAGAATCCTATCATAATACCTAATAAAATATACTTAAACATCCTCGATACCCTTCCTTCTGTAATCCCGGAATGACAACTCACACTAATTTAAACACAGTATACTCTTTCACTAAATGTAATTCAACAAGAGTGAGATAATAAAAAAGACCCCTCTCAGGATCTTTTTTTATTCAGTCAGTTCAAGCCATTTTGCCATCGCTTTTTTGTATAACTCTTGGTATTCAGCTTGGTGTTGTTTTAGATAAGCTTCTGTTTTTTCTTTTGTTTTTGGAGATAATTCTTTTTTCGAACCAATCATCTCACCTTTTTCATTAATTTGAACATCCGCTTTAAAATCAACACTAGGATCTCGTTCATTAATAATTAACGTACTCACATCATTTTTACCTTTTACATCAACAATCAGTTTGGCTTCTGGATCATGAGCAACTAACCATGGTGTTCTTTCCATAATTGGTAATAAGATTGTTCCTTTTTGGAAAACAAAGGTACTGTAAGTCACCCCTTCTTCTGTCAGTTCATACGAGCCTTCTGAATAAGGTCCTTGGTCCCCTTTATCCCAACTTTCCGCATTTTTTAGATAGCGGTGATTAACTACTTGAAAATAACCTTCAAATGCTAACGGAATTAAAATCAACACCACTAACGCCGCAATCACTCGTTTGTATTTCTTATTATTCTTAACTTTCTTATCCATTGTTTTAACCATCTCTTGGTCCTCCCTTAATAAATCATCTAGAGAGATTGATAAGACATCACTGATTCTAACAATCATTTCCAAGTCAGGATAGTTTCGCCCTACTTCCCAGCTAGACACCGCTGGTCGAGAAACATTTAATTCTGTCGCCAATGCTTCTTGAGTTAGGTTTAACTCCATCCGTTTTGTTTTGATTTTTTCACCAATGGTCATCTCAATCAACTCCTACTTTCATTATTAAAGAATCCTCACTCATAAGTATAGCGATGATTCGTATCAATGCAATAAAACATAACGATACCATTCGTATCATGTTGGTATCACTGGTATTCACTATTAAAAAAACTCTGACAACTGTCAGAGTCCTTGCTTTACACCATATATTGAATCGTGTTTTCAATGGCTAATAAATTTTCTCGATAAACTCGCATCTCATTCCGATTAATATCACCTAATTCAAAAGCATCTTGAATACTATCACGTTCTAATTGAATGGCGTACGTTAACCACTCATTAACTTGTTCAGAAGTTGATGTTCTAGAACGTAAGCCATTATGTTGTAACCGGGCAAAGTAAAAGTCCACTAATTCTTGCGGGAAGGCATCTTGATCCAACTCTTCTAAATGGTTCAAGACATAGTTTCGATTGCTTTCCTGTAAATACTCACGTTCAGCACGGCGCTCTTCAAAACTAGCTGACCTTAATTTAGCAAACCTCATTTTTTTACGAATCAAGCGACCATAAAACATCTGGCTTTGATAAGTTTTATCATGGGTCAGCCTAAACAATCGCTTATTTAAACGACGTAAATTCAAGAATGCTGTTTGGAAACTAACATTTCCTTCAGCCATTTGAACAATTGTATCTGTATATTTCCATTTCAGGATTTTTTCCATTAAACGATCTTGGCTATCGTCAGATTCGTCAGAATTTAACAAGGTAATAATTCGATCATTATACATGGTAATCACACGTTCTACAGCCAAATGATTTTCCGTTGTTTCTTGTTCTTTCAATTGCAAGATGACATCTCTTAAAATAGCAATTTCTTGATCATGTCCCATGCGTTCCGTGGCATTTTCATTTTCTTCCGCAAACAACGGCATTGCAAAGTTAGCCAATATTAAGGTTGTAATAATCACACCGCCTGCAATACTGATCATCAACTCCCTCTCCATGAAAGCTGATCCGTCTGCCAACATAATCGGCAAACTCAAGGCACTGACTAAGGTAATCGTTCCACGAACACCTGAAATAGTGTATAAAAATGATGTTGCTAAACGGTCTTCAGAATTTTTCTGGAAGTTTTTGAATAACCAGAAACAAACAAAGCGAATGGCTAATAAAATCGCTGTAATACTTAAAATATAAGCAATCAACCTCACGTTACTAATATTATTATTTTCCCACACCACACGAATCACTCGTGGCAGTTGAGTTCCTAATAAAACAAATACTAGACCATTTAAACTAAAACTTAAAATTGACCATGTGTTTTTTGACAAGACATTTAACTGTGCTACTTCTGGCGTTACACGATAGTAGCTAAACGAATAGACAATCCCGCCACTAACTGCTGCTAAAATCCCATTCACATGGAAATGTTCTGCCACTAAGAAAATGCCGAACGGCAATAATAATTCCAACAACATAAAGGAAACGGTACTCTCAATTCCTTGATTTCTTAGCCAACGCACTAAGCTCATTGCTAGGAAACTGATGACGACTCCTGTAAAAATACCGCCCAGTGAAATTAAGACAAAACTAAGACTAGCATTCGCCATTGAGAAAACACCTGTCAATAAAGCTGCCGAGGCAAATTGGAATGATACCAAACCAGACGCATCATTAATAAGTGATTCACCCTCTAACGTGTGCATAATCTTATGAGGAATTTTAACTTTTTCCGCAAGTGCTGAAACAGCTACCGGGTCCGTCGGCGCCAAAGCTGCTGCTAGTGCAAAACAAGCTGCCCAAGGAGCGGATGGAATAATCCAATGAATGAAGCTTCCTAAAACAGCTACTGTCACAAAGACTAAGCCAATCGACAAGACTAAGACTGCTTTTCGTTCTTGCCACAATGACTTCTTATCGACATTAGCCCCATCATTAAATAGTAATGGCGCTAAGAAGAGCAACATAAATAGCTCTGAACCTAATTCAAAACTATGTAACCCAGTAGGGATCGCGATTAAAATCCCCAATGTCACCTGAATTAACGGGATGGCAATATTTGGAATAAAGCGATTAATAATATTCGATGCCAACACCATAGTTAACATCAATAAAATCATTTCAACAATCTGCATACATAACCTCTCCAACTAATTATTTATAGTATCAAGTTTATTACAAAAATGATGAAAGATATAGTATTTACCTCTGACGCGCTCTTGATTCTTCTACAAAACCTCCAATAAAAAAGTCCTCAAGCATATTCTTTTATACTTACTCTTTTTATGGCTATATTAAGAATAGAAACTACTAGGAGGAATCCCTATGTCAAAACTAGATAATTTTGCTGATTATTTAACTAAAATAGATAATCCCATTCACCGTGAACAGTTAACTGGCGTTTTACAATGGATTATTGATGAGTTCCCAACATTAGAAACAAAAATTGCTTGGAACCAACCGATGTTTACTGATCACGGAACTTTCATTCTCGGTCTAAGTGTTGCCAAACATCATTTTTCAATTGCTCCCGAGGGAATTGTGATTGAAAAGTTTGCTGATAAAATTGCTAATGCTAATTATAGTACCGGAAAACAATTTATGCGTATTAAATGGGACCAACCAATCAATTACGATTTACTTAGAGATATTATTCAATTTAATATTGATGATAAAAAAGACTGTCCGACCTTTTGGCGCAAATAAAAAGAGACCTTAACAGGTCTCTTTTTGATTTAATGATACTAACTGATTTTTGACATTGCATCAAGAGCTTTCCATTCTAATTTATCCAATTCGATAGGTTGTGCTAAATCATCAAATAGTTCATATCCATCTTTTTCACGAGTCCGACTTAAGACTGGTCCATCATCAGAAAAACTATATTGTGCATAGGTATGTCTATCCGCTCCCCCACTACCACTGTAAAGTAACGTCCCATCCTTCAACGGTGTAATAGACATTCTCTCGCCAATCATGCCTAAATCATTTTCATTCGTTGTCAAACGAACAAGCTGATTATCCGAAGAAATAGTATAGATATCTAGTAAACTATGATTACCTTCAACATTTTCAAGAGCAATCATTAATTCTTCAGTGCCATTATCGTCTAAATCCTTTAATGTATAAACCACTCCCGAATAGAAATCTTGATTGACTAAGAATGCCATGTTATTAAGACTATCATCTTGCCCCCAAACTTCAGACTCTGTGATATAAGTTAGATATTTTTCTTTGACACTGTCATACAAGCTAAGATTCACTAATTTTTTAGGTGCTTCTGTTTCTTCTTTATTTTTATTCGACGTATCATCTTTTTTAGTTTCTTTCTTATCTTCTGTTTCAACTGAATCTTTTTGACTAGATACCGGCTTACTACCTGTACAGCCGCTAAAACTAATGATACCTATTAACATAAATCCTGTAATCAAAATCTTGTTCTTCTTCATAATTCCTCCAAATAATATGTCGTCTACTTAAATTATACACTAGTCTGATTAATTTAAGACTATAAACTAAAAAAGACCTAATTAGGTCTTTTTTTAATATCTTTTGACAATTCTTGCGCCAAATGGCATCAAAGCTAAAGTTGCTAATTTAAATGATTGTTTAGCAAATGGGATTCCTACAATGGTAATTGTCAGTATAATCCCGCTGATAAAATGAGCTAGAGCTAAGGGAATTCCTGATACTAGCAACCAAATAATATTTAAAATCAATGTTCCACCCGTACTAGTGGTAACGATTTCTTTACCAAACGGCCATAGACTCAACTCCGCAAACTTAAAACACTGTAAGCCGACTGGAATACCGATAATTGTGATGCACCACAAAATCCCCGCTAAGAACCATCCAATAGCACCTGTTAACCCACCAAAAATCAACCATATAATATTTCCAACTAATCTCATTCGTTCCACTTCCTCTATCAAACTAGGTCACAATAGACCCTCCACTTTTATCATAGCAACTCTACTGTGGATTACAAGTGATTAGCCGCAAATTCAGCCTAAGGTCTTATCCCTCAAAAACAGACTGTCTAACTATTTTTTGTTATACTTAAGATAACAACGGAGGTGTTTTTATGGAAAATTTTGTTCAGTTCTTTTCATCTGGTGAATATTTACGAGACCTATCTATCGCCCTATATGCAGGAATTATTTTATGGGGGCTAGGCATTTTCTATGATCGCCAACAAGCTGCCCGCCGTTTCAACGAAGATAAAGCAGAATCATTAGAAGATCACTACGCTGATATGCTGGGGGCTGCTGCTAGTTTTCTACGAATCGACGACTCTTATCCTATGTTTGTTAAAGATGAGATTGACGTCAAATTTAAAATGAGTGGTGAAAATTTTTCCCGTGTGCTCAATTCAATCGATACAAAACGCTATGAAAAATACTATGGGGAAACAGATTTACTCAGATTAAATAGTATGTTGGATAACATACTTGCATTAGACCACAACGCCTATGAAAAAGTGACCGATGCTCAAGAGCTGGTCCATAAAGTTGTTAAAAATGTTCGAAAATGTCATAAAGGTTTGTAAATCCACGACTATTTTCCCAATGTAAATGATTTTTGACAGCGTCATGACGCTATTTTCGTTATAGTTTTAGTAAGGAGCTGATTTGATGGAACTTGGAAAACAATTAAAAGAATATCGGACAACTCACGGTTACTCTCAAGAAAAGTTGGCTGATAAAATTTATGTCTCTCGGCAAACAATCTCAAACTGGGAGAATGATAAAAGCTATCCTGACATTCACAACTTGTCCCTACTAAGTATCCTCTTTGATGTTTCAATCGACGACTTAGTCAAAGGAGACGTGGCAGAAATGAAACAACGAATCAAAAATAAGAAACTAAATAAAGAAATGAATCGCTACAGTTGGATTATGATTATTTCAATTGTAGCTGCAGCACTTTCCGTTGGGATTCCAATTGCTGTTAATTCAAAATGGGCAATACTTATTCCAATTATTTTGTACCTTCCGGGATTAATCAGTTCATTTAAAATTGAACGTATAAAAAAAGAAGAAGATATTAAAACCTATTCAGAAATCATTGCATTCACTGAAAATGGCGATGTTCAGGCGGCACGCTCTAAGCGTCAGCCAACCAAAGATTTCTTATCAAAAACTCTGATTGTTATCCTTTTTGCAGCCTGTGCTGGTGTGATTGCCTTATTATCTGCTTTCATTTTTTCTTATATCTAAACAAAAAGACCTAGCTAGGTCTTTTTATTTATTCGTCATTTGAAATATAGTGACCGCAACTATTAAAATTAACACAACCACTCCAATAATAATTTTCGAAGACAAGATAGCACCTCTTATTCTGTTTTTCAGACTGACCCATATGATTTATCATTTCTCAATGACATGTATTCTCAATTATACGTTATATTCCGCAAAAAATGTAAATCATTTATATTACATAACATCTTATTAGCAAATCTTTAGTTGCTGACAACTACTTATTGTGATAAAATTAACAATGTTTTTAAATGGGGGATAAATGAAAATGGGGATGACAATGAAAAAAACACTACTCTTTACACTCACATTAATTAGTTTGACAGCCATTAGCGGCTGTACCAAACATGAAAAAAGTGCAACAACACCTACTGTGGCGACTGAGGCAACATCAACTACTGACAAGACAGAGACTTCGCAAGAAACTGATACCACAACTGCTGCCACTCGCCATGAGCGACAACACAATGAGAATGTTACCGGTGCATCTAAAGATGAAGATACTTTAACCGGAGCATCACCTATGACTGTCGGCAAGGTGGAAGCAATTAAAATAATCAAAGAATCAACGTTATCAGGTTATGACATTGGACAAATGATTCAATTAGTTAAAACAGCTCGGACAACAGAAGCCATGCTAGAAAATTTCAATCAAGTAAATGACTCTTTCAGTGCCGTAGATGACTCAAATTCCATTGCTAAAATGAAGGACCTAATTGAACAATTAAACAATTAAAACAGGCATTAGCCTGTTTTTTATTATTCTTTAAATTTATGCTATGATGTTTTTAGATAACTATTGAAAGGATTTAATTATGCAGAGTCTAATTTTCTTTTTAATCTTCTTACTACCTATTTTTTTATTTGGATTTTGGGTTGTAAAAAAACCAACTAGCCTTTGGACAGGATTTTGGTTCTTAGGGTTCATCTCAATTATTACCGTTTTGCTCATCTTACTAATTGAACGCTTGTCTCAACCCGTGGCAGTCTTTATCGGAATGATACTAGCTCTTATTTTAATCGGCCTCTCCTTATTTGGAATTTACGCAATGATCATCGCACTTTTTTGGAACGAGCGTATCTTATTAAAGCACGAACGTAAATCTTTTGCTAACATGTTACCGCTACTCGTCGCAACAGCTCTTATACTTTTGGAATTAATCTTATTTATCGGCAGAAATAACATTTCCAACAAAGATATCTTGAGTATTTTCAGCTTTATGAATACTAGCTTCCTTTATTTCGCACTTTTATTTATTTTGTACGGTATCACAACTATTTTATTTAATCTCTATCCTATTAAGTCACAAGTTGATTATATAATTGTACTTGGTGCTGGACTTTACAACGATAAGGTTACCCCTTTATTAGCCAGTCGAATTGAAGCCGGTATTAAGCTGTATTATCAACAGGAAGAAAAAGGTTATGCCCCTATCTTGATTCTTTCAGGTGGTCAAGGTGCTGATGAAGGAATCTCTGAAGCACAAGCTATGCTGAATTATATCGATGAAAAAGGTTACACTATTGACCGACTTCGTCTAGAAGATAAATCTACTACGACCCGAGAGAATTTATTGTTTTCTCAAACTATCGCCCGTAAAAAAGATGGTATAACTGATTTTTCAAATAAAAAAGTCGTCGTGGCATCTAATAATTACCATATTCTACGAGCAGGTAAAATTGCTGACTCATTAGATATTCCTGTTCGTGGAGTCGGTGCTAAAACAAGATTATACTACTTACCAACAGCATTCATTCGTGAATATATTGGATATCTAGTTATGTCTAAAAAGACTCACCTAGTTGTGATTGGCTTTTTATTCATCATCTTAGTTATTCCATTATTTTTCAAACTATTTATATAGCAAAAAAGAGACCTCCACAGGTCTCTTTTTATTAGCTTAAATGATCTTTTTGGAAATTACCTTTTACTTTATAAATCAAGTTCGTTCTAACAAAGGCTGCTTTATCACATTCATCGATTAATTTATATAATTCAGATAATTCATATTGAGTTGATACGACAGTATAAACAACTACATTTTCTTTTGTATACATACCGTAAG from Vagococcus coleopterorum includes:
- a CDS encoding helix-turn-helix transcriptional regulator — protein: MELGKQLKEYRTTHGYSQEKLADKIYVSRQTISNWENDKSYPDIHNLSLLSILFDVSIDDLVKGDVAEMKQRIKNKKLNKEMNRYSWIMIISIVAAALSVGIPIAVNSKWAILIPIILYLPGLISSFKIERIKKEEDIKTYSEIIAFTENGDVQAARSKRQPTKDFLSKTLIVILFAACAGVIALLSAFIFSYI
- a CDS encoding YdcF family protein, which translates into the protein MQSLIFFLIFLLPIFLFGFWVVKKPTSLWTGFWFLGFISIITVLLILLIERLSQPVAVFIGMILALILIGLSLFGIYAMIIALFWNERILLKHERKSFANMLPLLVATALILLELILFIGRNNISNKDILSIFSFMNTSFLYFALLFILYGITTILFNLYPIKSQVDYIIVLGAGLYNDKVTPLLASRIEAGIKLYYQQEEKGYAPILILSGGQGADEGISEAQAMLNYIDEKGYTIDRLRLEDKSTTTRENLLFSQTIARKKDGITDFSNKKVVVASNNYHILRAGKIADSLDIPVRGVGAKTRLYYLPTAFIREYIGYLVMSKKTHLVVIGFLFIILVIPLFFKLFI